In Perognathus longimembris pacificus isolate PPM17 chromosome 3, ASM2315922v1, whole genome shotgun sequence, a single window of DNA contains:
- the LOC125348285 gene encoding LOW QUALITY PROTEIN: heterogeneous nuclear ribonucleoprotein D-like (The sequence of the model RefSeq protein was modified relative to this genomic sequence to represent the inferred CDS: inserted 1 base in 1 codon; substituted 1 base at 1 genomic stop codon), which yields MEDMKEYSNIEEFADGSKINASKNQQDDGKMFIGGLSWDTSKKDLTEYLSRFGEVVDCTIKTDPVTGRSRGFGFVLFKDAASVDKVLELKEHKLDGXLIDPKRAKALKGKEPPKKVFVGGLSPDTSEEQIKEYFGAFGEMESIELPMDTKTNERRGFCFITYTDXEPVKKLLESRYHQIGSGKCEIKVAQPKEVYRQQQQQQKGGRGAAAGGRGGTRGRGRGQGQNWNQGFNNFYVQGYGNYNSAYGGDQNYSGYGGYDYTGYNYGNYGYGQGYADYSGQQSTYGKASRGGGNHQNNYQPY from the exons ATGGAGGACATGAAGGAGTATAGCAACATAGAGGAATTCGCAGACGGATCCAAAATCAACGCGAGCAAGAATCAGCAGGATGACGGTAAAATGTTTATTGGAGGCTTGAGCTGGGATACGAGCAAGAAAGATCTGACAGAGTATTTGTCTCGATTTGGGGAAGTTGTAGACTGCACAATTAAAACAGATCCAGTCACTGGAAGATCAAGAGGATTTGGATTTGTACTTTTCAAAGATGCTGCTAGTGTTGATAAGGTTTTGGAACTGAAAGAACACAAACTGGATG AATTGATAGATCCTAAAAGGGCCAAAGCTTTAAAAGGCAAAGAACCCCCTAAAAAGGTTTTTGTAGGTGGACTGAGCCCAGATACTTCTGAAGAacaaattaaagaatattttggaGCTTTTGGAGAGATGGAAAGTATTGAACTTCCCATGgatacaaaaacaaatgagagaagagggttttgttttatcACATATACAGATTAGGAGCCAGTAAAGAAGTTGTTAGAAAGCAGATACCATCAAATTGGTTCTGGGAAGTGTGAGATCAAAGTTGCACAACCCAAAGAGGTGTATaggcagcaacagcaacaacagaaaggaggaagaggtgcGGCAGCTGGAGGAAGAGGTGGTACTAGGGGTCGTGGCCGAGGTCAGGGCCAAAACTGGAACCAAGGATTTAATAACTTTTATGTTCAAGGATATGGAAATTACAATAGTGCCTATGGTGGTGATCAAAACTATAGTGGCTATGGCGGATATGATTATACTGGGTATAACTATGGGAACTATGGATATGGACAGGGATATGCAGACTACAGTGGTCAACAGAGCACTTACGGCAAGGCATCCCGAGGAGGTGGCAATCACCAAAATAATTACCAGCCATACTAA